A genomic segment from Streptomyces sp. NBC_01233 encodes:
- the tdh gene encoding L-threonine 3-dehydrogenase, with amino-acid sequence MKALVKHKAEPGLWLMDVPEPEYGPGDVLIKVLRTGICGTDLHIRAWDGWAQGAVKTPLVLGHEFVGEVAALGADVRDIEIGALVSGEGHLVCGRCRNCLAGRRHLCRSTIGLGVGRDGAFAEYVVLPAQNVWVHRTTVNLDVAAIFDPFGNAVHTALSFPLVGEDVLITGAGPIGIMAAAVAKHAGARNVVITDVSPERLEIARKAGATLAVNVAESSIAEAQTRLGLREGFDVGLEMSGRAEAMRDMIDNMTHGGKIAMLGLPAQEFPVDWAKVVTSMITIKGIYGREMFETWYAMTVLLEGGLDLSPVITGRYSHRDFEAAFDEASTARSGKIILDWTA; translated from the coding sequence ATGAAGGCACTCGTCAAGCACAAGGCCGAGCCCGGACTGTGGCTCATGGACGTCCCCGAGCCCGAGTACGGCCCCGGCGATGTGCTGATCAAGGTGCTGCGCACCGGCATCTGCGGAACCGACCTCCACATCCGGGCCTGGGACGGCTGGGCCCAGGGCGCGGTCAAGACCCCGCTCGTCCTCGGCCACGAGTTCGTCGGCGAGGTCGCGGCGCTCGGCGCGGACGTCCGCGACATCGAGATCGGCGCTCTGGTCAGCGGCGAGGGCCACCTGGTGTGCGGCAGGTGCCGCAACTGCCTGGCCGGCCGCCGCCACCTGTGCCGCAGCACGATCGGGCTCGGCGTCGGCCGGGACGGCGCCTTCGCCGAGTACGTGGTGCTGCCCGCGCAGAACGTCTGGGTGCACCGCACCACCGTGAACCTGGACGTCGCCGCGATCTTCGACCCCTTCGGCAACGCCGTGCACACGGCCCTGTCCTTCCCGCTGGTCGGCGAGGACGTGCTGATCACCGGCGCCGGCCCGATCGGGATCATGGCGGCGGCCGTGGCCAAGCACGCCGGCGCCCGCAACGTCGTCATCACCGACGTCAGCCCCGAGCGGCTGGAGATCGCCCGCAAGGCGGGCGCCACCCTCGCGGTGAACGTCGCCGAGTCCTCGATCGCCGAGGCGCAGACGCGGCTCGGCCTGCGCGAGGGCTTCGACGTCGGCCTGGAGATGTCCGGCCGCGCCGAGGCGATGCGCGACATGATCGACAACATGACGCACGGCGGCAAGATCGCCATGCTGGGACTGCCCGCGCAGGAGTTCCCGGTGGACTGGGCGAAGGTCGTCACTTCGATGATCACCATCAAGGGCATCTACGGCCGCGAGATGTTCGAGACCTGGTACGCGATGACCGTGCTGCTGGAGGGCGGGCTCGACCTCAGCCCCGTGATCACCGGCCGCTACTCGCACCGCGACTTCGAGGCCGCCTTCGACGAGGCGTCGACCGCCCGCAGCGGCAAGATCATCCTGGACTGGACGGCGTAA
- a CDS encoding glycine C-acetyltransferase, which yields MFETVREDLRTTLDEIRAAGLHKPERVIGTPQNAAVAVTAGGAPGEVLNFCANNYLGLADHPEVVAAAKEALDRWGYGMASVRFICGTQEVHKELEARLSAFLGQEDTILYSSCFDANGGVFETLLGAEDAVISDALNHASIIDGIRLSKAKRFRYANRDMAELEARLKEATEGGARRKLIVTDGVFSMDGYVAPLAEICDLAERYDAMVMVDDSHAVGFVGPGGRGTPELHGVMDRVDIITGTLGKALGGASGGYVAARAEIVELLRQRSRPYLFSNSLAPVIAAASLKVLDLLESAGDLREQLAANTALFRTKMTEAGFEILPGDHAIAPVMIGDAAEAARMAELLLERGVYVIGFSYPVVPMGAARIRVQLSAAHSTADVERAVAAFTDARAALAAEKA from the coding sequence ATGTTCGAGACCGTCCGCGAGGACCTCCGCACCACCCTCGACGAGATCCGCGCCGCCGGCCTGCACAAGCCCGAGCGCGTCATCGGCACCCCGCAGAACGCCGCGGTCGCCGTCACCGCGGGCGGCGCCCCCGGCGAGGTGCTCAACTTCTGCGCCAACAACTACCTGGGACTGGCCGACCACCCCGAGGTCGTCGCCGCCGCGAAGGAAGCACTGGACCGCTGGGGCTACGGCATGGCCTCCGTCCGCTTCATCTGCGGCACCCAGGAGGTGCACAAGGAGCTGGAGGCGCGGCTGTCGGCCTTCCTCGGCCAGGAGGACACGATCCTCTACTCCTCCTGCTTCGACGCCAACGGCGGAGTCTTCGAGACCCTCCTCGGCGCCGAGGACGCGGTCATCTCCGACGCCCTCAACCACGCCTCGATCATCGACGGCATCCGGCTGAGCAAGGCCAAGCGCTTCCGCTACGCCAACCGCGACATGGCCGAGCTCGAAGCCCGCCTGAAGGAAGCCACCGAGGGCGGCGCCCGCCGCAAGCTGATCGTCACCGACGGCGTCTTCTCCATGGACGGCTACGTCGCCCCGCTCGCCGAGATCTGCGACCTGGCGGAGCGCTACGACGCCATGGTCATGGTCGACGACTCGCACGCCGTCGGCTTCGTCGGCCCCGGCGGCCGCGGCACCCCGGAACTGCACGGGGTCATGGACCGCGTCGACATCATCACCGGCACCCTCGGCAAGGCCCTCGGCGGCGCCTCCGGCGGTTACGTCGCTGCGCGCGCGGAGATCGTGGAGCTGCTGCGCCAGCGCTCGCGCCCGTACCTCTTCTCCAACTCCCTCGCCCCGGTCATCGCCGCGGCCTCCCTCAAGGTCCTCGACCTGCTGGAGTCGGCCGGCGACCTGCGCGAGCAGCTGGCCGCCAACACCGCGCTCTTCCGCACGAAGATGACCGAGGCGGGCTTCGAGATCCTCCCCGGCGACCACGCCATCGCCCCCGTGATGATCGGCGACGCGGCGGAGGCGGCCCGGATGGCGGAGCTGCTCCTGGAGCGCGGGGTCTACGTGATCGGCTTCTCCTACCCGGTGGTGCCGATGGGCGCGGCGCGCATCCGCGTGCAGCTCTCGGCGGCCCACTCGACGGCCGACGTGGAGCGTGCGGTGGCCGCCTTCACCGACGCCCGTGCGGCGCTGGCGGCCGAGAAGGCCTGA
- a CDS encoding LysR family transcriptional regulator: protein MIDPRRLRILRAVADHRTVTAAAAALYLTPSAVSQQLAALEQETGHALLTRSGRGVRLTAAGEILLGHAHEVLAQLERAEAELAAYAGGSAGEVTVAAFATGIAEVLAPAIARLALEQPGIRLRVRDAEGDQSLPLLLDGEADVALAVEYRGGPGADDARLSVLPLYAEPFDAVLPSGHPLADAPAVSLADLSDSDWVGQYPGNPCHDVTLLACELAGFQPRFVHSSDDFRAVTALVGAGAGVALVPRSALRGMDLKEVQVRPVTGPAATRRVFAATRRGGETHPLIAPVLAALVRESERLPAH from the coding sequence GTGATCGACCCCCGCCGGCTGCGCATCCTGCGGGCCGTGGCGGACCACCGTACGGTGACCGCCGCGGCCGCAGCCCTGTACCTCACCCCCTCGGCCGTCTCCCAGCAGCTCGCGGCGCTGGAACAGGAGACGGGCCACGCGCTGCTCACCCGCAGCGGCCGGGGCGTGCGGCTCACCGCGGCCGGTGAGATCCTGCTCGGCCACGCCCACGAGGTGCTGGCGCAGTTGGAGCGGGCGGAGGCCGAACTCGCCGCTTACGCCGGCGGCTCGGCGGGCGAGGTCACCGTGGCCGCCTTCGCGACGGGGATCGCGGAGGTCCTGGCCCCGGCGATCGCCCGGCTCGCACTGGAGCAGCCGGGCATCCGGCTGCGGGTCCGGGACGCGGAGGGCGACCAGAGCCTGCCGCTGCTCCTGGACGGCGAGGCGGACGTGGCCCTCGCGGTCGAGTACCGGGGCGGTCCCGGGGCGGACGACGCCCGGCTGTCGGTCCTCCCGCTGTACGCGGAGCCCTTCGACGCGGTGCTGCCCTCCGGGCACCCGCTGGCCGACGCGCCCGCGGTGTCGCTGGCCGACCTGTCCGACTCGGACTGGGTGGGCCAGTATCCCGGCAACCCGTGCCACGACGTGACGCTCCTCGCCTGCGAACTGGCGGGCTTCCAGCCCCGGTTCGTCCACTCCTCCGACGACTTCCGGGCCGTGACGGCGCTGGTGGGCGCCGGGGCCGGGGTGGCCCTCGTACCGCGCTCGGCGCTGCGGGGCATGGACCTCAAGGAGGTCCAGGTCCGACCGGTGACGGGCCCGGCCGCCACCCGCCGGGTCTTCGCCGCCACCCGCCGGGGCGGCGAGACCCATCCGCTGATCGCCCCCGTGCTGGCCGCCCTGGTCCGGGAGTCCGAGCGGCTGCCGGCGCACTGA
- a CDS encoding DeoR/GlpR family DNA-binding transcription regulator, which translates to MTRKERWQTLLDLLVERGELEVEPAAEALGVSAATIRRDLDQLAEQQLLVRTRGGAVLHGVSYELPLRYRTSRRAAEKRRISEAVAALVAPGEVIGLTGGTTTTEVARALAGRPDLAQGSPALTVVTNALNIAGELVIRPQFKIVLTGGVARPQSYELTGPLAEQVLGQLAVDTAVLGVDGFDPADGAATRHEDEASVNRLLCERARRVVVAADSSKLGVRAFARICATSSVDVLVTDTGLAPAAALEFEAAGVQVLRV; encoded by the coding sequence ATGACGCGCAAGGAGCGCTGGCAGACACTGCTGGACCTGCTCGTGGAGCGGGGTGAGCTGGAGGTGGAGCCGGCGGCGGAGGCCCTCGGCGTGTCGGCCGCGACCATTCGCCGCGACCTCGACCAGCTCGCCGAACAGCAGCTGCTGGTCCGCACCCGCGGCGGGGCGGTACTGCACGGGGTCTCGTACGAACTCCCCCTGCGCTACCGGACCTCGCGCCGTGCCGCCGAGAAGCGCCGGATCAGCGAGGCGGTGGCGGCCCTGGTCGCGCCGGGCGAGGTGATCGGCCTGACGGGCGGCACCACGACCACCGAGGTGGCGAGGGCGCTGGCCGGCCGCCCGGACCTGGCCCAGGGCTCGCCGGCGCTCACCGTGGTGACGAACGCCCTCAACATCGCGGGCGAGCTGGTGATCCGGCCGCAGTTCAAGATCGTGCTGACGGGGGGCGTCGCCCGCCCCCAGTCGTACGAGCTCACGGGGCCCCTCGCCGAGCAGGTGCTGGGCCAACTCGCCGTGGACACCGCGGTGCTCGGCGTGGACGGCTTCGACCCGGCGGACGGCGCGGCGACCCGGCACGAGGACGAGGCCTCGGTCAACCGCCTGCTGTGCGAGCGTGCCCGCCGGGTGGTCGTCGCGGCCGACTCCAGCAAGCTGGGCGTGCGCGCCTTCGCGCGGATCTGCGCCACCTCGTCGGTGGACGTGCTGGTGACGGACACCGGCCTGGCGCCGGCGGCGGCCCTGGAGTTCGAGGCCGCAGGCGTGCAGGTGCTACGGGTGTGA
- a CDS encoding SIS domain-containing protein, which yields MSHVAYELGTQPACWERAAELVPAQRAVLPQPGERTAIVGCGTSYFMAQAAAVLREGAGQGETDAFPASEFPRHRRYDRVVALTRSGTTTEVLDLLGALRDAGVPTTAVIGDPATPVMTLADELVVLDFADEQSVVQTRFATTALTLLRAHVGLHTPAVVADARTALTEPLPAELASRGQFTFLGRGWSVGLANEAALKMREASLSWAESYPAMEYRHGPISVSGPGTATWSLDEAPEGLAAQVRATGAQWVAGQLDPLAELVRVHRLALAVAAHQQLDPDAPRHLTRSVILTTGEEAVR from the coding sequence ATGAGTCACGTCGCGTACGAGTTGGGCACGCAGCCCGCATGCTGGGAACGGGCCGCCGAACTGGTCCCGGCCCAGCGGGCGGTGCTGCCGCAGCCGGGGGAGCGTACCGCGATCGTCGGGTGCGGGACCTCGTACTTCATGGCCCAGGCGGCCGCCGTGCTGCGCGAGGGGGCCGGGCAGGGCGAGACCGACGCCTTCCCCGCCTCGGAGTTCCCCCGCCACCGCCGCTACGACCGGGTCGTCGCCCTGACCCGGTCCGGCACCACCACCGAGGTACTGGACCTGCTGGGGGCGCTCCGCGACGCGGGCGTGCCCACGACCGCGGTCATCGGCGATCCCGCGACCCCGGTGATGACCCTCGCGGACGAGCTCGTCGTCCTCGACTTCGCCGACGAACAGTCCGTCGTGCAGACCCGCTTCGCGACCACCGCCCTCACCCTGCTGCGCGCCCACGTCGGGCTGCACACCCCTGCCGTGGTCGCCGACGCCCGTACCGCCCTCACCGAGCCGCTGCCCGCCGAGCTGGCGAGCCGGGGGCAGTTCACCTTCCTCGGCCGCGGCTGGAGCGTCGGGCTGGCGAACGAAGCCGCGCTGAAGATGCGGGAGGCGTCGCTGTCCTGGGCGGAGTCCTACCCGGCGATGGAGTACCGGCACGGGCCGATCAGCGTCTCCGGACCCGGCACCGCCACCTGGTCGCTCGACGAGGCCCCCGAGGGGCTCGCCGCGCAGGTACGGGCCACCGGCGCCCAGTGGGTGGCCGGGCAGCTCGACCCGCTCGCCGAACTGGTCCGCGTGCACCGCCTCGCCCTCGCCGTCGCCGCCCACCAGCAGCTGGATCCGGACGCGCCGCGCCATCTCACCCGCTCGGTGATCCTCACCACCGGCGAGGAGGCGGTCCGATGA
- a CDS encoding class II fructose-bisphosphate aldolase: MSLVPAGPLVLEAARAGRAVAAFNIITLEHAEAVVAGAEAAGLPVILQLSENAVKFRGGQLLPISRAAVACAEAAGVPVGLHLDHVKSAELLRQACDAGYSSVMYDAAHLPYGENLEATRSAADWAHANGLWIEAELGEVGGKNGAAPLDPHAPGARTDPDEARRFVADSGVDALAVAIGSSHAMTSRTAALDHVLLARLAKTVDAPLVLHGSSGLPDAELAAAVAGGIRKVNIGTALNLAMTEAIRTHLTPADPRPYLTAARTAMTATAAAMISALN; encoded by the coding sequence ATGAGCCTCGTACCCGCAGGTCCGCTCGTCCTGGAGGCGGCCCGCGCGGGCCGCGCCGTCGCCGCCTTCAACATCATCACCCTGGAGCACGCCGAAGCCGTCGTGGCCGGGGCCGAGGCCGCCGGGCTGCCGGTCATCCTGCAACTGAGCGAGAACGCCGTGAAGTTCCGCGGCGGGCAGCTCCTGCCCATCTCCCGGGCCGCCGTCGCGTGCGCGGAGGCCGCCGGGGTCCCCGTCGGCCTGCACCTGGACCACGTCAAGAGCGCGGAACTGCTCCGGCAGGCCTGCGACGCCGGGTACAGCTCGGTGATGTACGACGCCGCCCACCTCCCGTACGGGGAGAACCTGGAGGCGACGCGCTCCGCCGCCGACTGGGCGCACGCCAACGGGCTGTGGATCGAGGCCGAGCTGGGCGAGGTCGGCGGCAAGAACGGCGCCGCCCCGCTGGATCCGCACGCGCCCGGCGCCCGTACCGACCCCGACGAGGCACGGCGGTTCGTCGCCGACTCCGGGGTCGACGCGCTGGCCGTCGCCATCGGCAGCAGCCACGCGATGACCAGCCGGACCGCGGCCCTGGACCACGTGCTGCTGGCCCGGCTGGCGAAGACGGTGGACGCGCCGCTCGTCCTGCACGGCTCCTCCGGGCTGCCGGACGCCGAGCTCGCGGCGGCCGTCGCCGGCGGCATCCGCAAGGTCAACATCGGCACCGCGCTGAACCTGGCCATGACCGAGGCCATCCGCACCCACCTGACCCCGGCGGACCCCCGGCCGTACCTGACGGCCGCCCGTACGGCGATGACGGCGACGGCGGCGGCTATGATCAGCGCCCTGAACTGA
- a CDS encoding DinB family protein, whose amino-acid sequence MTSPRSRAEFFVEPERDGRFSGPATGDERHMLVAFLADHRATLELKCTGLGEELARRSVEPSTLSLLGLVRHLADVERRWFRKVLAGQDAPPLYSSAAEPDGDFDGADADPAAVEAAWEAWRHEVAFAERFVAEAPGLDVEAVDAWRGKVSLRWVLIHMVEEYARHNGHADLLRERIDGAVGI is encoded by the coding sequence ATGACGAGTCCACGGAGCAGAGCGGAATTCTTCGTCGAGCCCGAGCGGGACGGCCGTTTCAGCGGCCCCGCGACCGGCGACGAACGGCACATGCTGGTCGCCTTCCTGGCGGACCACCGCGCGACGCTGGAACTGAAGTGCACGGGCCTGGGAGAGGAGTTGGCGCGGCGGTCCGTGGAACCGTCCACGCTCTCCCTGCTGGGACTGGTCCGGCACCTCGCCGATGTGGAGCGCCGCTGGTTCAGGAAGGTGCTGGCCGGGCAGGACGCGCCGCCGCTGTACTCCTCCGCGGCCGAACCGGACGGCGACTTCGACGGCGCCGACGCCGACCCCGCGGCCGTCGAGGCGGCCTGGGAGGCGTGGCGCCACGAGGTGGCCTTCGCCGAACGCTTCGTCGCCGAGGCGCCCGGCCTCGACGTCGAGGCCGTGGACGCGTGGCGCGGGAAGGTGTCCCTGCGCTGGGTCCTCATCCACATGGTCGAGGAGTACGCGCGGCACAACGGTCACGCCGACCTGCTCCGCGAGCGGATCGACGGAGCCGTCGGCATCTGA